The following DNA comes from Mya arenaria isolate MELC-2E11 chromosome 11, ASM2691426v1.
TTAATTGTACACCGTACGATCTCTCCTAGAATCCGGCCAGGCAAACGCTTGCCGCATGGACCTGAGGATACCTATCTAACCCACTAACGTGCAAGCCGAGAGACTCGATCGCCTAGACACCGCCTAACGACCTATTTGAACGGACTGTATTCGTGCCGGCACCTCTCCCGTAAACATTGGAGGCTTTTCAGCAAGAGCCGCCATAGGCACAAGGGCGCCTAGATGTTCTCTCAAGAGGGCGGGGGTGTCGTATGCGACCCAAGGGTAGCCAACGTAACCGATGCCCTAACTTGAGCTCGACAACGTAGGAACGGCCTGACGTATTTTACAGCCCAACCGTCCATTTGAAAGAAGGGGACCATATCTTAACTAGGTTTCGCAATTAACTTAAGCTCTGAAAAGTAAAAGAACATAAAGTCAAAATgtggtaaaaaatgttttttaagacaTAAATCATGTTGTTTTCACAAGATTTTTGTCAACTTTATGAATCAGCTGAGCATCTCCATATGTGCTACAAATGTTGCAGAGGAAACGTCAACTCTTGTCTTATACTATTGCTGATTTTTCAATCACAATAAATAGTGTAATATTCTCTATTTAAAGGGATTTGAggctttataataaataagattagctcttttttttataagttataTTCAAGTAAATCATCTggcttaataaaatatattacttcaGTGTGTTAGGCTTCAGAACttttgagaaatttgggcctggtGTAACAAGTTCCATTGAATCAGGGATGTAAACCGAAACACAAAATACCAATCCTAAAGATTTAGTTACAGTATACTGGATTAAGGCCAAAAGAAAGGTAAAGGGGCTTTGACCCCTGTGAActtgttttcatattaatttatatCCATTTCTCAGTACTTTTTACTATTTGAATGCAAATGTgctgcaaaaaacaacaacacgcaTACATCTTTATGATTGTCAAAATTGAGAGCTCTTAATTCTGAACATGGTCAACATCTCGGTCTGaatattatgaatgtttttctttagtttCAGCCCAGGTTCAAATTTTCTGCACACATCACAGACACCAAGGCCATAAAAAACCTACAGATTTGTCTATGAGAAACAGGGGAGCTAATAAGAGATCTTTTGATGGCATCATGAGTCATATCCATAATGTGCCATTTCTAACTGTCATCAAAATGAACTTAAGTGAGCACTTTGCCCATACAAAATTAAGAAGGAAGTCTTCTGTGCCACAATCACCTATATGTATTTGTGCAATAATCTTTAGTTCAAGTATTTTTCCAAAAACATCAGAAAAGGAAATAGCCAATTGTCATGCATGCAATAATGAGTCGAacttcacatacatgtatatatataacaacatgAAATGAAGTATGTTGACATACTACAATTCTTTAGAAAAAGTGTGAaacttaacattcaataaccatttgtttggattttttttctcttcaaGAATCTTCTTATACTACCTTATGTTACAGTAACTTACTGCTGTTCCCTCGCAAAGAGTAATCATTTACAAATCCAATGCAAAATATACCTTCTGGAAACCATGCAATGTAAAACATAGCTTCTGGCTACGATACATTGCAAAATATAGCTTCTGGCTACCATATATAGGAGATTAGTAGTTAATTTGACATGTGTTACtagaaatgcaaaaacatacaaCTTTAGTAAGATGAAAATACAGATCAGGAACTGGTTTATCATTCCCAACAGTGACAAtctgttttaagtttaaacgATACAATGCACTGAAAGTTATcaattcaaaagaaaatattcacATATCAGGGGTAAGAGAACACATTGTTTTCGGCTTTCAAATGTCACCCACTGGAAAAACCTCTTCACTCTTACCCTTCtcgttttattttacaaataagaaTAAACTTCTTGTATgatgagaaaaaataaatcacatgTAATGAATTCCAttgaggataattgtttgtatcAGTGAAAGATAGCAATATAATTCATATAGTGAGCACAAAAAGTTAAACTCATGAGGGGCACAAAGAATAAGTTTAATTTTGGCGTTCATAAGTTGAACTACCTTGCAATCTTACACCAAAACAAGATATCTTTTTAACTGATAATAgttcattaaaaataacaataaattcatATTGAATTCATTTCACTTCCGCACACATCACTGTGTGCGATTGTAATTGTTTTTCACAGAGATATGAGCTCATATCAGAGACACAGTGAAAATACAGTTTGATAAACTCAATGTTTCAAACACTAACTACCAGGATATCATGCTCcactgttattttttaaaaatccacagaaaaaataaaataaaattatgtgtttAAGTGTATTCTAGTATATCTATGGATCAAATCATTATGTGCTTTTTCAGACTTGATACCACACAAAACAATGTGACCATTATGTAGTGAGTACCCACCTGCCAGCTTGCTCTAGATGAAAGGTTTTCAACTCTCAGTCTGTAGTCAGTTCTCTGGGGTGGCCCATATCTACAAGTAAAAGTATTATAATTTAATGGTATGtttaaccgtctccgtggcctagtggataagcctccgcctacggagcgggaggtcgtgggttcgatccctggccgcgtcataccaaaagacgttaaaagttggtacaagtagctcccttgcctggcgcttggcatttaaagggtagtgcttggaaaagtggtgtactcagtactggtttaacccaggaaagttgtaccccgtgtatcggtgctttacaccgagcacgtaaaagaaccaaggggtctcttcgaaaaagagctagggtctcgaacccggacttccttgtatcccaccactgtctcttcagcgtgctgtcccttcagcaaaaaacaaaggaccccgttggaaataagtgcttgcactttcacgggttatccttgatcgcaaggtctaaagaaatacatacatacattctcATATGCCTTTGTGGCCTAAATATTGAGTGAATCTATTATGGGTAGAAGTGAATAGTGCACTGAATATTGCATAGAAAACAATACGATGAACTAGTAAACAATAAAAGCAAGACTCGAAGAAACAGAAGAAAATCATTTAGAATGCAGAGCTCCAGATAAGGTTTGAGTCAAAGGAAATTCAACGGGCTGAATTTTTAAAGAGTAATCATTCAAATGCAAGGAGTATTAGCCAAATAAAGACATTTtgacaagtacatgtatttgtagcAACGAAgcctttttaaattattttttaagtatgtgCCAAACAGACAGCAAAAAAATATGACAAGCTCATGAATGCATAACCTGCCTGTACGTGAAATGGCGCTGCATAGGAAGGTAAAAACTGCCTTAAATTGGCTACAGTCAAATCATCAACattgaaatgattaaaaatttACTCGCTAATATTCATATCTAGTAGAATGATATGCAAAGGTTCACACTCTGTCccatttgtaataatgttttatgtgttttcaatCAATTATTAACCTTATCGGGAGCCCTTgacatgatatatataaatatatatattaaaaaagaaatgataaaggaataagtaaaaaaaatacatctgaACACTAAAGGAAGAAATGACTGAACTAAAGAAATACTTAGAAATAATACGAAATTgtgataaaaggttgtcagcAAAATGATCACAAAACTAACAAAGAACATATAAAAGCAAGTGAAAAGGTCCAAAATCTGGTTGCTAGATCAGACAGCAGCCATTTTGACCATGGGATGGGGGTCAGATGTTCTAAAGCAAGGCACAATGCTCGAAGTCACACAGTCACTCGAATACAGGGCTTTCTACAAGATCTAAAAGCATAGCTACCTCTAGAACTATAAAGTGAAACTAAATGTATGCTCACAAagaaagcaaaaacaacaacatgacaaTTGTTCACAAATCAAAAGAATTATGCCAGACCAAAAGGTGAAACTATGTATAGAACTAAagtcaaaattaacacaataaaaactattgttttgtAGAACGAGacatcatttttgtacatagatatattttatttcgtttCATATTGTGAAATTTAAATGCTATGATgacagtaatatatatatatatatatatatatatatattatacttagGTAAGAAGACAAATCTAAATACTTCAACTTAAATAAGTTTTTCATGGAAATGTTTGTCATTTAGAAGTTTAACAACCAAGTTCAATCTTTTAACTTActtaataaactatttataattCCACTttactcaatatcagacaattTTTTTGTCCAGAAAGCCCTGTGTGTTGCCTGCAATTCTGTTTACCTGCCCCCACCACTGGGTCGCCTGCTGTTGTATCCGGAGTCCCCGTACCTGTCTCTGCCCCCGCCCCCACCAAACCGGCCACCACCTCCGCCATATCCTCCTCCatatccaccaccaccaccaaacCGACCCCCTCCACCACCGTATCTGTCTCCAAATCCACCGCCTCCACCCCTGGGGCCTCCCCTTGAGGCCCTGGCATGTTCTATGATAagtctgaaaatataataataaaatatgtctaAGAAATATATAGAACAGGTATTTTAAGGCTGCATGGCatgaactaaaaaaaatataaatgatgagtcaatttattttgtatgatttttttaaacattcctGTAGAGTCTGAAGTGTGAAACAATCGGAGTTTAAAGTCTACTTTTTTATCTTAAGGTCGACAGAACCCATGAACTTTTTAATTATGTGTAAGTATTAACTCCACTTTATATTTCAGGTCCATAGTGCTAAGACATAATCtcacatttataaaatgtttaccTTTCACCAAGCATTTCTTTTCCATTTAATTCATACACAGCATCATCAGCGTCTTTTGGATCATCAAATTCCTAATTAAAAGGAAAAAtttggaaaatgaaatatacataaaatatggaGACAATCTTAAGTTCACACGATATGTATTCTACCAgacattttcaacaataataCCAGCAAATTGGACTGTTGTTACTTACCACAAATGTGTAgccatttttcatcaaaatttccCGCAATCTGCCGTAACCTTTGAAAAACCTTTCAATATCTTTATCCCTTGCATCATTTGGCAATCTTCCAACATACACTCTCGTTCCGGAAGATGACATTGTCCTGGaattaagaaaaacatacatgtgttttaatacaacataaccttttttttcaatgtttcaaatatacgGACTTAGAATTAAAACACCACAATCCCGTTAAAATGGATTAACGTACAGGAAAGGTTTTTTAATAAGTTGTTCGTCAAATATAATGAAAGAACGCGCATGTCCACGGTGCGAATTCACTGAAAATTGGACTGATAACGAGGACGAAACTCTCTCTAAATATTTGTGCAATATTCCCATCTATTACATAAGTAATCAGAACAATACAGTGACAATATGATAGAATGTTAAACATTTGAGGTAAAGTCGTGGATAAAACGAGACACAAACCttttaaattaagttaatttacacaattatttttgtcaattttcctTGCTCGACTGCGTGTTTTGGGGttgaatcacgtgacttacgGAAATAAACGACTACATTCTAAGCGAAATGCCCAATCGATACTACTCGGCTATCTCCGTCAAGTTCGGTTAAGCATGCTAAAAATGCCGGAGCTTAACGGAAATGACCGAAAAGTCATAATTGCGTGTAGTCGTGAATTTCcgtaagtcacgtgattcaaGCCCAAACACGTAGGGAAATTcttataataacattttctgttctgtttaacCTTATATGTAAAGGTTTGTGTCGCATTTTGTATACTCAATTATCTAATATATGATACAAACTATCATATTGGCACAATGATATTCTATTTAGCAATGTATTTGATGCaaaaattgtacaaatatttgGTCAGTGTTTCGTACTCGTTATCATTCAAATCCAATTGTGAATTCGCACAAGGCgccatgaacatttttttttgtttttcgaCCAACAACTGTTTGCGTTTCCAATTACCCaaatcttaatttatttattatttataccgTTTGCGATTTTTTTTCTCAGACTGAAGACTGGGCAAATGAGACATTCTGAGaattttcaaagacaaaattttGTGACCCCCCTTTCCAACCATACTGttgacaaacaaaacatgtattggatatgcaaaaaaatattgcagGGTGTGATTTCAGTCAATTCGATATTGAATCAGAAAATTACTGATCGATTAATTCAGTCTGGACGAAAGTTTGCCGGACCTTGTCTCCCGACGATAATAAATGGCGAGGTCTGATAATCACAGCTATATTGTAGGCCCGCGTGTCCGGCAATAATTATGGggcaaaatgatttaataaatatgtgtcAAACGTTTaacttgttaattttattaactAACCTATGTTTACTTGATCAAACCAACTTAATCAGGGCATTTATCAACCCGAGCTCCTCGGGTTTTGACGAATAGaaatcgtaaatgacccgaaaaTGATGCCtaataaatttgtaatattattgtaaatttgtattattatcatttgaaaggagcCGCAAGGCATGCTCTAAATGCCTTTTTGATCAATTAAAGTCAAGAGCAATTAACACCCGAAGTGACAACTtattatcgatctggaatctaTACGGTTTCCatgtcaattagcagcactcGAACTCAATGATGTgataactccgcccattatgcaaaaTAACGGATACCTTCGGCTTTTTCGCATTGTACgatggtttaaaaaacaacaatgcttaaatatattttgttaaagttttttatATCATGtctatatcaatttaaaaatatatttgtattagaTTTTAATGTGTaacagataaaaataaacatttttcgtagcacatggtctaaaaagcgcGGGAAGCAGGTGCACGCTTACCTTctgtcaattttaataaaagtgaaaggagaactgcgTAAAACATTGCCAGTGTAGAGTaaagttatataatataataatttaattgttatgccatttatcaaaaaataaaaacagtgttgCAATATTGACAATAGGAACGTTGAATGTTTTAGTTTACTTCcggacaaaatgaaaaacatgaaagtgaaactgaaagtagaaatGAGAGATGTCGGTGCAACTCAACAATCGCTGTTGCATGTAGGATTCTGACAAGGATGCATAGGGTTACATAAAGAATAGTAAATGCATAATTCCTGTTTCACTGAACAtgtagtaaataaataatacgttCATACGAGTCAAAACATAAATGTCCCAAGTTTGACCCTGGGATTTTTTTAACCACCTAAGAGCAGGAAATAAGACAACAAGGTATACTCCAGTGCTCAGGCTACATGTGACCTTAATAGCAGACTTTTGTACAGACTGTTGATCTGTAAAATTGCTGACCATCAGTAAAATCCTGATAATCACTAAATCAGTTACACTATCACTTACTTGGACCTGTTGAAGTATGTTGCAGGTCCGTGGGTGCTTTTTGGGCTACTTGAGTGGACGTAGGACCTTTAAGTGTTTTTagtattgtattgaattgttttggaaccattaaaatattgttacttTTTGGGGAGCAAGATAAAAAACATGCTTTTTGTCTTTCCAGGAAAATGTCTGCTGCAGGAACAAGAGTGTACGTTGGGAGAGTGCCTAATGATGCAAGGGATAAAGATATTGAAAGGTTTTTCAAAGGGTATGGCAGACTACGGGAAATCTTGATGAAGAATGGCTACACATTTGTGGTAAGTAGGGTCTAAATAATCTTAAGCTTTGACTGTCTCGAAGAATATAATACTATATAACAGTCAGTAAAATATTatgacttttggatgaacaagcctcaACTTTTACGCAATGGCTTGGTAAAAGCTTTTTCGGAATCACCCTTCTAACCTTGTCAAGACCAACATGTGCTTTCTTCTGCCTTCagagaattaaatgcttaacaaattattattatgcccccttttgaaaaaagtggggtatattgttttgcacatgtcggtcggtctgtctgtctgtctgtctgtctgtcggtcggtcggaataccaaatggtttccgatcaataacttgagaacgctttgaccgagggacctcatacttggtatgtgtattggtcatcaccagcagatgaaccctattgattttgaggtcagtgggtcaaaggtcaaggtcagtgtgacctttacatgaaaaacggtttccgatcaataacttgagaacgctttgacccagga
Coding sequences within:
- the LOC128209817 gene encoding serine-arginine protein 55-like, with product MSSSGTRVYVGRLPNDARDKDIERFFKGYGRLREILMKNGYTFVEFDDPKDADDAVYELNGKEMLGERLIIEHARASRGGPRGGGGGFGDRYGGGGGRFGGGGGYGGGYGGGGGRFGGGGGRDRYGDSGYNSRRPSGGGRYGPPQRTDYRLRVENLSSRASWQDLKDHMRTAGVEVTFADAHKQRTGEGVVEFSSESDMLRAIDKMDNTDINGKKIKLVEEGRGGRSSSRRSRSRSRSRSRSRSRNRSRSRSRSDSRSSRSSRSSTPPKKRSRTKSGDGEGGD